The following DNA comes from Mycoplasma phocoenae.
AGACTTATTGCAAAAACATTAGATTGAATTTCTAGATATAAAAAATACTTATTTATATTCATTGTTATTGTATTTGGGCTAGCCATGACAGCGGCAACCATTTACGGTCTTATTATGTTACCAATCAACTGAGATTAATCAACAACAAACAAATAAAAACAGCATTCTTAAACGAATGCTGTTTTTAAATGTTCATTATTAATTATCGTAGTCACTTAAGTTTAAGACTTCTTTTTCACAGTCTTGAATAATAAGCGGTATTAATGAAGCGTCTTTTATTTGAGCGCCAGATGCTCTGTGATGTCCACCGCCATTTCATTTTAATGCCACGTTTCTTACACACGCACCATTTGAACGAAATTCACATCTGATTTGATCTTCTTTTTCTTGGGTGAAAAAGACTCAAATTTTATTATCATCAATATTGGCTAGTGTATATGGTTTATTAGCTTTTAGTGGATCAGTTATTCCGAATTTTTTTTGAGATTCTAAATCAAAGTAAAAACTTACAACAGAATTACTAATTTTCATTTCTGAGTGAATAAATGCATCTACTTTAATATCATTATGTGATTTTCTTGACATGTTTTCAAATAAGAATTCTTTTTTAGCTCCCGAATCCCACAATTGAGAAACAAGGTTAAGTGTTCTCGAATTTGTTAAATTAGTTGTTAATCTAACGCTGTCTGTATAAATTCCTAAAAATAAATAAGTCGCAGCCATCTGGTTAACTTTTCATCCTAATGTGTAAGCA
Coding sequences within:
- a CDS encoding DHH family phosphoesterase codes for the protein MLNKEEKLKLFKQIEQKIIHASNIVIFHHIRPDGDCLGSQFGMKELIKENWPEKNVYTIGDNRGVYSFLDFKFDDLPKQKLENSLAIIVDANFKERLECREYLDNNYFTEVIRIDHHPNDDDLNASLVWVESESPAAAQQVAEIAYTLGWKVNQMAATYLFLGIYTDSVRLTTNLTNSRTLNLVSQLWDSGAKKEFLFENMSRKSHNDIKVDAFIHSEMKISNSVVSFYFDLESQKKFGITDPLKANKPYTLANIDDNKIWVFFTQEKEDQIRCEFRSNGACVRNVALKWNGGGHHRASGAQIKDASLIPLIIQDCEKEVLNLSDYDN